The Ananas comosus cultivar F153 linkage group 22, ASM154086v1, whole genome shotgun sequence genome segment ttcagatatgtccctctgatttattaccgttagaaaaccgttagaaaactatttgtatttctaattttgtcatcacaaatatgtcccttcaaaaattataatagtataatgTAAGATGGGTagaaatgtcaaaaattaatcaggataaagtatttaacctatggttaactaaacttttttaacggattctaacggcaggaatatatctgaaaatattagaacttttatagtaATAActagacctggcaatctcgacccataccCGCGGGTGTCCGCGGATTACCCGtaaatttgcgggtatgggtaccaactttttcaacccaaaaaattacgggtaaaacgGGTGGGTAACCATTAAGCTGTGGATATTTTGGGTAACCCACGGGTACCCACGGgtacccgcacatatatttttttaattacaaaatatattttcttaattaaaatatatatttttttatttatccattctacaaattttaattataatttcttaTCACGActtttatattacgaaatttttaagctctaagactttaaataattttactgtatgttatgatattttaaataatgagttatgtcatatttttaaaatttacatatatgtattttgtatttaaaaaatataagagaaaaaaagaaaaaaaaaattgccggTAACCCTGatacccacccgcccacccgCGGATGGGTACGGGTAATGATGTTGGCTAAccaaaaatttgcgggtaaatTTTATCCATACCCAAGTAACCCACGGGTACAATGACccgcccgcgggttacccaaccgACCTGTTTGCCAGGTCtagtaataatttataaaaattgaactttacagaaatatatctgtaattcactatatttacaagatctgtatgcaattaacccaaaacCTATAATGTAGAGTCAACTCGCTCGCTCGTGTGCATGATTTGGAGGGGAAtgggttaaaaaaatatatatattgttggagTCAGGAGCTCTTAttagaagaaaacaaaagtgGAGCGTGGGAATGTCAACGAGCACGGATAGGTAGTCAAAAAATTTTTGGAATTTAAATTCGAATGAGGTAGATTTATATGAtgctttaaaatataataaaaaactaattatttcgaatttagatatttttggtttgaatttgaattcggattTGATTCGGATTTGATTGCTGGGTTCGAATTTTTAGGAGAGTTTGCAACCAAACAGCCTAGACCCCTAGAGGGTATAATAAGTACAATTGCTCTTCAATATTTTGAAAGGTCAAAGTCAACTATGCAATGAGTAGAAAGATTAGTTTGCTTTGTACTAGCGGTTGTTTCGTACGGAAGCTCGTGTTCGAATTGaaatgagctcgaaatcgaatcgGTCgcttaataaacgagctgaatacgagctgaatttttctgctcgtttaataaatgagccgacaCGAGTTGGGGACAactcgctcatgttcggctcgataccCACTcgaaaacatatattttatatttatatttatatatataattaatttttagcttaacataaatataaagtccaactcaattataaaaagatcatttgtatgtaaagtttcaactattagatcaaagtcaaatgtataggattttataaatttattttctatatgtattcttcataatttttttaacttattgttcaggaaccagctcgtgttcacaagctgaatttttcgactcggTGATGCTTTAATGAGATagttcgtattcggctcgtttcatACTTTAAagagccagctcgtattcagcTCATTATATGAATCAAGCCGAACGCGAGCTAGCCTCGTTGACACCCCTGCTTGACATATAGGAGATCGTCACGGTTGTGCATGGTACACAAGGCAATTTTTGTTGAGcatttttatacaatttatatacAAAGAGAGACCTTAATGTTGTGGATCAGCCCAAGATAGTAAAAACTAGACAACCCATGTGATGCATTAAAGAAATTTTGGTTTTGTGGAAACATTATAGGGATCTATAATTGTGGAGTTCCCTCAAAGGTAACTGGAGCTCTCAAACTAAAACAAATTGTTGATTTAATTTACCGTACTAATTAAATAACCAGTCCTTATCGACAAAATACTACACTTCCAACCACATCACAATTAAATGCAAATACACTATACTATAACAAGGGAGGGGGACATTTCGAATATTTAGCTAATTATTTGGCAAGCTTCAGAATACTAGGTTTCAATGATTCATGCAGCAAAGAGCTGAAACGCTTGTTCACTCCTTTTGTTCGCAATCACACGTCAAACACCATAAGATTCCGTATTCAAGCTGCAACTTAACTACTGCAACACAATCGAAAAGCGAACCGCTAGCGACTCCACCAATATGAATTCAAGCATAAATGTAAGCCGAAATACATAAAATGTTGTGTCAAAacattttgtttttgatttaAAACAACAGTCGATAGAAAATTCTGCAACTCCCAACTGCGGAGATCAGAAAAGTTTCTCAGAAAGTAGAGGGCACAGAAGCCAGCTTAGAAATCGTCGTCATCCTCCTCGGCAATATGCTTCGCGAGCTCCTGCTCCTGCTGCtgcctctccctcctcttctccgCCGTCTCCTTCTCCTTGTGCGAATTAGGAGGAAACCTGAGGGCCCGCACCGCTTCGTTATGCATATTAAGGCAGAAGGCGATTCTAGAGTTGAAAGCGATTTGGGGTTCGTTGGTCGAGTAAACATCGCCAGTCTCCTTTGACACCATCCAGCCGTTCGCGTGATCGATGGTGGCATCAATCGCGCCGTCACGGATGGCCTTGGCTACGATGCTCTCGGCATCGGCAACAGGATTTTCAGAGTTCAGGCTCAGCTTCTTCGCCACGTCAGGAAGGGAGATGCGGGAGTAAGAGATGCTGATGTTGCGGAGACCGGTTCGGATCACGTTGTGCCGAAGCCTCACGATTAGGTTGTGGGTCCGGTCCGAGCTGAAAGTGCTTGCAAATTTGTCCGCAACAGTCCTGAACAGCTCCAAGTCACCCACGCGAACAGCCTAAACAGGTTAAGTAAATGGTGAAAACTTGAAATAAGCTTTGATTAAATTTCCGTGTTTCTTTTGCTCTTCTAGTTTGTACACATATATACCCCTAGCAAATGTGGGAAATTACGTAAATATCCTTGCAAAGTTGGTATTCACGTGCATGTATGAACACacataaaaaaagatattcAGGGCCACATATATAAATGCCAACTTTACAGGAGCATTATGTAAATTGACATGTTTGCAAGAACATACATGCAAAAGGCAATTTATTGCGAGTAAGAAGAAACATCCTTACATTTGTAAGCTCAAAATAGGGTCTCAAAGCCTTTTTCATGCCTTTCTGCATGAAAACAGTTCTCTCCGGAATTTCTCCGAGAAGTAGACGGACAATAACAGCCCATTTGTTGCACTGGATAAGGAAGCCTCGGGCAGTGGAAGGTGCCTTTCTAGCAGCTTGCAATAGGCTCTCTTTTGCATCAGTGTATTCCAACTGAATGGTCCTGATCTTTCCCAAGTAGAACAAGTAGCGGCAGAACTGGATGAAATTTCAAGACAAGTACACTTCATCAAAATTGAAACTTCTAAGATATATAtagcaaaatctgaattttcatttaTGTCCCTCGAAAGCTTccttatatatgtgtgtgtagaGCTACACTGTGCTTTCAGAAGTATAAAGGAGTCGGTGCTTTTgactttttagcccttggattaaggactATAGGGTtggaatgatagtggtcccctaggggaGTAATATTAATCCAAATCTAGAAATGGTCAAGAAggttgatccaaaggttaaaaaattgaaaacaccAACTCCTTTATACTTCCGAAATTACCATagtcgaactatatatatatatatatatatatatatatatatatatatatatatatcctttctaCAAAAATGAACATCCCCAACCCCCAAAGAGTTGGTTGGCTTCTTATCGCAGGATTACTTCTGTAAGTGATCATATGTTTGATGAGAATATAAAACATTCAGATTTTACATGGTTATGTAACTGAAttgatgattttgcagggatacaTAAGTAAAAGCCCCAAAACTCTATTGCCAAAAATATGCAACCAGAAAGAGAGATGGTTGGTGAATGGAGATAGAAATCGTTCCTTTCGCAGAAATTGGCATCTTAGCTCCAAGAGCAAGTAGAATTTGCTCCACAATACAAGGAAACTAATAATGGGACATAAATAAAGTGGGTGGGAATGAAATGTGCCTGTTGATTGGAGTGCGCCTCAAAACGTGGTGCTTTTGACCTGAGCTTCTCTGCCTGATCATATAAGTTGTAATGGAGATAATTGCGAAGTAGGAGATTGAGAAGCGTTTCCTGCATTAACAACAAACTCAGCATGTTTTAACAAAGGCAGACATTTCGGAGACATTACTAAGGTAAGAATTTGTTAACAAATAAACCTGGCCGAGCTCATCGCGACGTAATGTGGCCATCCTGTGCAGTGCAAGGAGATTCCTGACAAGGGTAGGTTTTCATGTGttagaaaaattaaagcaatccaataaagagaaaataaatgtCAAAAACAATGAAAGCTATTTCTTGGACACTTTTGTGATTAGGGTATattaaaaagaatgaaaactcaCCCACGAATTTCAGCAAGACTGTTTGTAAGTTCATAGCTGTAAGAATAATAGAAATAGAGCCTGGAGGCCAAAACATCAACTGTTCTCCTGTTAATGTTCTTAAGGCGAGCAATGCTTGCCGAGGCACAAGCTTTAGCCTGAGAGGGGGGGAAAAAAGTAGGAAGtgattttgctttcttttttatttctgcctgtgtttgtatttattttacaaTGTTCAAAAAGCATGTTACAAGCAATAACTAACCTCATTGTATTTCTTCTGATCGATTAGAAATATCAGCACAAGCAAGTAGCAGTAGATCTCTAGCTCTGGCAGGGGATGCTTAGCAGGAACTTGAGCTGCTGAAGTCGCTGTATCAACATCCATTTCATGCTCGTCTTCCTAAGAATCAAGATTCAACAGGTAAAAGAGAGCGTGTTACTTCTATAAGAATGTCCTAGACTCTACAGAACCTTAGTAAAGGTAAATTCAAcaaataattgattttttaaaaaaatcaccaGATGCATTTCTTGCATCTCAAACTAGAAATACAACTGTTCATTTAATATTCATGTAGGTGGCAAGGATGTGATAAGAACAACACATAAATTCGATAGCAGTTAGCAATTGACTTTCAAGTAACTATGCGAAGAAAGGAAGCTAAATCTGGAGAAATTTTGAAACCATACGGCAAGAGGAAGTTAGCAAAGTATAGCTCCCTTCACATATAATACAGCAGTCATTACTAGGTGATACTAAGCTCTATACTTTATCTAAACAGGCGTTCTGTTGAAGAATGTGAGAACCCAACAATATTCCAGTACAGATAAGAGAAACTTGGCAAGAATCTGTACATAAAATACGCAGTGCACATGGAAAAGCAATTAGGAACATGAAATATAACAGACAAAACCAACTTATGAGACAAGAACCATAGCAAACAAGATTGTAATGTTGCATTTATGCAGTACGAGTTCATATGTGAATCAAATCCAACACATTCAATAATCACAGATTGAATTTCAAGCATTTGCTAGGGAGTTATTGCACGTTATATGACTCGATTGCTAAACCTAGAGCTCATCTCTAGCCTAAAATAGGCAAACTAAACTCTCGATGATGGTGTTGGCTATGTGATGAAGCTGAATCATGTATGACtgaatcattaaattaaacTTTCTTCCATGTTAACTAAACCATATAAGTAACATCCATCAGGCCTCTAGGAAATTACTGCTTCAGAATGAGCTTCACCAGGTGCTCTTCTGTCGTATGACCCAATGGCTCATATGCAACCTGTGGCGCACATCTCCCAGATACTTAATAGTGAGCCATATTGGTTTCGAACTTGACTTCATGTCAAGTATGGGTGGCGGCAAGCTTTACAGGAGTTAAAGT includes the following:
- the LOC109727446 gene encoding probable 26S proteasome non-ATPase regulatory subunit 3, whose product is MLRRKLRAPVVSSFLAVALPPGSDAHTRLSSYVPKEDEHEMDVDTATSAAQVPAKHPLPELEIYCYLLVLIFLIDQKKYNEAKACASASIARLKNINRRTVDVLASRLYFYYSYSYELTNSLAEIRGNLLALHRMATLRRDELGQETLLNLLLRNYLHYNLYDQAEKLRSKAPRFEAHSNQQFCRYLFYLGKIRTIQLEYTDAKESLLQAARKAPSTARGFLIQCNKWAVIVRLLLGEIPERTVFMQKGMKKALRPYFELTNAVRVGDLELFRTVADKFASTFSSDRTHNLIVRLRHNVIRTGLRNISISYSRISLPDVAKKLSLNSENPVADAESIVAKAIRDGAIDATIDHANGWMVSKETGDVYSTNEPQIAFNSRIAFCLNMHNEAVRALRFPPNSHKEKETAEKRRERQQQEQELAKHIAEEDDDDF